One segment of Haloplanus natans DSM 17983 DNA contains the following:
- a CDS encoding MFS transporter, producing MSDRWLYGWALAAVGLGGASLVVPLYAVELGGGPVTLGILAATAAAVGAPGALVVGRLADRTGGRRVYVLGAVAIVAVGLAVVASAGSIPVVVAANAAIWFAFAAATPVLTLLVVVGAPEADWSDRIARLNEWQGVGWALGLLVGFLVIVGGERLVGLDPATALRAVCLVCAASAGVGWFVAARTLPSDPTGDAPAPRRLRRALRGAARFGVRGAGFPFTPGRVDLRGLHPRRFVRRFTPGLALYFAAIVLVFAGFGAFFAPLPAYLAGAGFGSDAVFGLYLGLNVGAAASFGGAATLVERYEVTLVHAGSLAVRGVALPAVVLVGGALAVAIPLFVVIGVTWAVIAVSAATLVTRLSPPIVRGEALGVYSALSTVASGVGSVGGGWLATRGYTQAFAVAGGLIFAGVGVVLVLRLRVAGGGTERTVYSADGSE from the coding sequence CGGCTGGGCGCTCGCCGCCGTCGGTCTGGGCGGGGCGTCGCTCGTCGTGCCGCTCTATGCCGTCGAACTCGGTGGCGGGCCGGTCACTCTGGGCATCCTCGCGGCGACGGCGGCCGCCGTGGGCGCTCCCGGTGCGCTCGTCGTCGGCCGACTCGCCGACCGCACCGGCGGTCGGCGGGTGTACGTCCTCGGTGCCGTCGCCATCGTCGCCGTGGGCCTCGCCGTCGTCGCGAGCGCCGGGTCGATTCCGGTCGTCGTCGCCGCCAACGCCGCCATCTGGTTCGCCTTCGCCGCGGCGACGCCCGTCCTCACCCTTCTCGTCGTGGTCGGCGCGCCCGAAGCCGACTGGAGCGATCGGATCGCCCGCCTCAACGAGTGGCAAGGCGTCGGCTGGGCGCTCGGCCTCCTCGTCGGCTTCCTCGTGATCGTCGGCGGCGAGCGACTGGTCGGACTGGACCCGGCGACGGCGCTCCGGGCGGTCTGTCTCGTCTGTGCCGCCAGCGCGGGCGTCGGGTGGTTCGTCGCCGCCCGGACGCTCCCGAGCGATCCGACCGGGGACGCCCCGGCACCTCGGCGGCTCAGGCGCGCGCTTCGTGGTGCCGCCCGCTTCGGCGTTCGGGGTGCTGGCTTCCCGTTCACGCCCGGACGGGTCGACCTCCGCGGCCTCCATCCCCGGCGGTTCGTCCGGCGGTTCACGCCCGGACTCGCGCTGTATTTCGCCGCCATCGTCCTCGTGTTCGCCGGCTTCGGAGCCTTTTTCGCCCCACTCCCCGCGTACCTCGCGGGTGCCGGCTTCGGCTCGGACGCCGTCTTCGGCCTCTATCTCGGCTTGAACGTCGGCGCCGCGGCCTCCTTCGGGGGCGCCGCGACGCTCGTCGAGCGCTACGAGGTGACGCTGGTCCACGCCGGAAGCCTCGCCGTCCGGGGCGTCGCGCTCCCCGCCGTCGTGCTTGTCGGCGGGGCGCTGGCGGTCGCGATTCCCCTGTTCGTGGTCATCGGGGTGACGTGGGCGGTGATCGCCGTCTCGGCGGCCACGCTCGTAACCCGCCTGTCGCCGCCTATCGTCCGCGGCGAGGCGCTCGGCGTCTACAGCGCGCTCTCGACGGTCGCGAGCGGCGTCGGGAGCGTCGGCGGTGGGTGGCTCGCGACAAGGGGGTACACCCAGGCGTTCGCCGTCGCCGGCGGCCTGATCTTCGCAGGTGTGGGCGTCGTGCTGGTGCTTCGCCTGCGCGTCGCCGGCGGCGGCACGGAGCGGACCGTTTATTCCGCGGACGGCTCAGAGTGA